One genomic segment of Helianthus annuus cultivar XRQ/B chromosome 14, HanXRQr2.0-SUNRISE, whole genome shotgun sequence includes these proteins:
- the LOC118486528 gene encoding uncharacterized protein LOC118486528, translated as MGEKYYLRMLLNVQRGPLSFKDIRTVDGVEHPTYMSACNALGLLGDDVEWVDSIREASQWQLGNQLRDLFVCILLFCTVSNQRRLFFDCLPYLSDDIAYNRRTMLQNDDVVFTDEEILNYTLIEIERVLIGHGKSLLDFPNLPQIDRQLVDTMENRLIMAERTFNIEEEITLFHDLFRGLNAEQREVFDYVCDCVDRRTGGAVFVFGSGGTGKTYLWKTLISCFRSRGQIVLSVASSGIASLLLPGGRTAHSRFKIPFELDKDSCCLIDVGTDLAGLINDVALIIWDEAPLQHRYAFEAVDRTFRDICRNNIPGADRRVFGGKCVALGGDFRQILPVIPLAPRSEIVASVVNKSSTIWGECKVFSLTINMRLNSSSVNNDVVIQHRDFNK; from the coding sequence ATGGGTGAAAAGTATTACCTCCGTATGTTATTAAATGTTCAACGTGGGCCATTAAGCTTTAAAGACATTCGTACGGTTGATGGTGTTGAGCATCCAACTTATATGTCTGCTTGCAATGCGTTGGGTTTGTTAGGAGATGATGTTGAGTGGGTAGATTCAATACGTGAAGCTTCTCAATGGCAGTTGGGGAATCAACTTCGTGATTTATTTGTCTGCATTCTATTGTTTTGTACGGTTAGTAATCAACGGAGGTTATTTTTTGATTGTCTACCTTACTTATCAGATGATATTGCTTACAATCGACGCACAATGCTGCAGAATGATGATGTGGTATTCACAGATGAAGAGATTCTCAATTATACATTGATTGAGATTGAAAGAGTTTTAATTGGTCAtggtaaaagtttattagatttTCCTAATTTGCCTCAAATTGATCGTCAATTGGTTGATACTATGGAAAATCGGTTGATTATGGCTGAGCGCACCTTCAATATTGAAGAAGAAATAACGCTTTTTCATGATTTATTTCGTGGATTGAATGCTGAACAAAGGGAGGTGTTTGATTATGTATGTGATTGTGTTGATAGACGGACGGGTGGTGCCGTTTTTGTTTTTGGTAGTGGAGGGACGGGAAAAACGTATTTATGGAAGACTCTCATTTCCTGTTTTCGTTCACGTGGCCAAATCGTCTTGTCTGTTGCTTCTTCTGGGATTGCCTCTCTTCTACTACCTGGTGGTCGTACAGCGCATTCGCGTTTTAAGATTCCCTTTGAACTTGataaggattcttgctgcttgaTTGATGTTGGGACGGATCTTGCTGGGCTGATTAATGATGTTGCGCTTATAATATGGGATGAGGCACCGCTGCAACATCGTTATGCATTTGAAGCGGTTGACCGTACTTTTAGAGATATTTGTCGAAATAATATACCTGGTGCAGACCGTCGAGTATTTGGAGGGAAATGTGTCGCTCTTGGAGGAGACTTTCGACAAATTCTTCCTGTTATTCCGCTTGCTCCGCGTAGTGAGATTGTTGCTTCGGTTGTGAATAAGTCATCGACTATATGGGGTGAGTGTAAGGTGTTTTCTTTAACGATTAATATGCGGTTGAATAGTTCAAGTGTTAATAACGATGTTGTAATACAGCATCGAGATTTCAATAAGTAG
- the LOC110905707 gene encoding uncharacterized protein LOC110905707 isoform X2, whose product MTPKKNQICSPMKDSPKTDSGSVEIISYGQYFSPFKSEMHREVIEQNIEKQAKRKHALLTWKWDEVIDITQSEDSNGQKDDSKAKQQDDLESELSDTADSLDSPLKKSKIPRITKNCNDHVGWVEF is encoded by the exons ATGACACCGAAGAAGAATCAAATATGCAGCCCAATGAAAGATTCTCCGAAG ACGGACAGTGGAAGTGTAGAGATCATTTCATATGGACAGTATTTTAGTCCATTCAAATCTGAAATGCATAGGGAGGTTATTGAACAG AACATAGAAAAACAAGCTAAAAGAAAGCATGCGCTCCTAACTTGGAAATGGGATGAGGTCATTGATATTACCCAAAGTGAAGATTCGAATGGTCAGAAAGATGATTCTAAGGCAAAACAACAAGATGATTTGGAGTCTGAGTTAAGTGATACAGCAGACTCTTTGGATAGTCCATTGAAAAAATCAAAGATTCCACGTATAACTAAAAATTGCAACGATCATGTTGGATGGGTTGAATTTTAA
- the LOC110905707 gene encoding uncharacterized protein LOC110905707 isoform X1, with translation MTPKKNQICSPMKDSPKTDSGSVEIISYGQYFSPFKSEMHREVIEQFQNIEKQAKRKHALLTWKWDEVIDITQSEDSNGQKDDSKAKQQDDLESELSDTADSLDSPLKKSKIPRITKNCNDHVGWVEF, from the exons ATGACACCGAAGAAGAATCAAATATGCAGCCCAATGAAAGATTCTCCGAAG ACGGACAGTGGAAGTGTAGAGATCATTTCATATGGACAGTATTTTAGTCCATTCAAATCTGAAATGCATAGGGAGGTTATTGAACAG TTTCAGAACATAGAAAAACAAGCTAAAAGAAAGCATGCGCTCCTAACTTGGAAATGGGATGAGGTCATTGATATTACCCAAAGTGAAGATTCGAATGGTCAGAAAGATGATTCTAAGGCAAAACAACAAGATGATTTGGAGTCTGAGTTAAGTGATACAGCAGACTCTTTGGATAGTCCATTGAAAAAATCAAAGATTCCACGTATAACTAAAAATTGCAACGATCATGTTGGATGGGTTGAATTTTAA
- the LOC110908927 gene encoding uncharacterized protein LOC110908927 isoform X1: MGDQSIVDESQNPLHIRTVASTNKAMTTDVSSHRMDLYVVSSPRKLVQCRICHDDDQDSSMEMPCGCRGSLKYAHRKCVQRWCNEKGNTTCEICLQPFKPGYTSPPQLFHYGSVPMNFRGNWEISRISSMVDTSYDSLEFDFDEYTAPSSTSLFCCRIVSIFFITLLVLRYTLPIIIKLTGAYSSTVLMLNLLMVIGILLPICIMARAFTAAQHLHRHQQQPDLSQTESQPNLIHVH, translated from the exons ATGGGGGATCAATCCATCGTTGATGAGAGTCAAAATCCGTTGCATATTCGTACAGTAGCCTCAACAAATAAAGCCATGACTACTGATGTTTCTTCTCATAGGATGGATCTTTATGTTGTATCGTCACCGAGAAAATTAGTGCAATGCAGAATCTGCCATGACGATGATCAAGATTCGAGCATGGAGATGCCCTGTGGATGCCGTGGCAGCCTTAAG tatGCTCATCGTAAATGTGTTCAGCGATGGTGCAACGAGAAGGGAAACACCACTTGTGAAATCTGCCTTCAA CCATTCAAGCCTGGTTATACATCACCGCCTCAACTCTTCCACTATGGCAGCGTTCCAATGAATTTCCG GGGAAACTGGGAGATTTCCAGAATTTCATCTATGGTTGACACTTCCTATGACTCATTAGAATTTGACTTCGATGAGTACACAGCTCCAAGTTCAACAAGCCTTTTTTGTTGCCGTATAGTTTCCATATTC TTTATCACTCTACTGGTGTTGCGCTACACGCTGCCAATCATCATCAAATTAACCGGAGCATACTCTAGTACAGTCCTAATG TTGAACTTGTTAATGGTCATTGGCATTCTGCTGCCGATATGTATCATGGCTAGAGCTTTTACTGCTGCCCAGCATCTACATCGTCATCAACAACAACCG GATCTGTCACAAACAGAGTCTCAGCCAAATCTGATTCATGTTCACTAG
- the LOC110908927 gene encoding uncharacterized protein LOC110908927 isoform X4 produces the protein MGDQSIVDESQNPLHIRTVASTNKAMTTDVSSHRMDLYVVSSPRKLVQCRICHDDDQDSSMEMPCGCRGSLKYAHRKCVQRWCNEKGNTTCEICLQPFKPGYTSPPQLFHYGSVPMNFRGNWEISRISSMVDTSYDSLEFDFDEYTAPSSTSLFCCRIVSIFFITLLVLRYTLPIIIKLTGAYSIELVNGHWHSAADMYHG, from the exons ATGGGGGATCAATCCATCGTTGATGAGAGTCAAAATCCGTTGCATATTCGTACAGTAGCCTCAACAAATAAAGCCATGACTACTGATGTTTCTTCTCATAGGATGGATCTTTATGTTGTATCGTCACCGAGAAAATTAGTGCAATGCAGAATCTGCCATGACGATGATCAAGATTCGAGCATGGAGATGCCCTGTGGATGCCGTGGCAGCCTTAAG tatGCTCATCGTAAATGTGTTCAGCGATGGTGCAACGAGAAGGGAAACACCACTTGTGAAATCTGCCTTCAA CCATTCAAGCCTGGTTATACATCACCGCCTCAACTCTTCCACTATGGCAGCGTTCCAATGAATTTCCG GGGAAACTGGGAGATTTCCAGAATTTCATCTATGGTTGACACTTCCTATGACTCATTAGAATTTGACTTCGATGAGTACACAGCTCCAAGTTCAACAAGCCTTTTTTGTTGCCGTATAGTTTCCATATTC TTTATCACTCTACTGGTGTTGCGCTACACGCTGCCAATCATCATCAAATTAACCGGAGCATACTCTA TTGAACTTGTTAATGGTCATTGGCATTCTGCTGCCGATATGTATCATGGCTAG
- the LOC110908927 gene encoding uncharacterized protein LOC110908927 isoform X2, giving the protein MGDQSIVDESQNPLHIRTVASTNKAMTTDVSSHRMDLYVVSSPRKLVQCRICHDDDQDSSMEMPCGCRGSLKYAHRKCVQRWCNEKGNTTCEICLQPFKPGYTSPPQLFHYGSVPMNFRISSMVDTSYDSLEFDFDEYTAPSSTSLFCCRIVSIFFITLLVLRYTLPIIIKLTGAYSSTVLMLNLLMVIGILLPICIMARAFTAAQHLHRHQQQPDLSQTESQPNLIHVH; this is encoded by the exons ATGGGGGATCAATCCATCGTTGATGAGAGTCAAAATCCGTTGCATATTCGTACAGTAGCCTCAACAAATAAAGCCATGACTACTGATGTTTCTTCTCATAGGATGGATCTTTATGTTGTATCGTCACCGAGAAAATTAGTGCAATGCAGAATCTGCCATGACGATGATCAAGATTCGAGCATGGAGATGCCCTGTGGATGCCGTGGCAGCCTTAAG tatGCTCATCGTAAATGTGTTCAGCGATGGTGCAACGAGAAGGGAAACACCACTTGTGAAATCTGCCTTCAA CCATTCAAGCCTGGTTATACATCACCGCCTCAACTCTTCCACTATGGCAGCGTTCCAATGAATTTCCG AATTTCATCTATGGTTGACACTTCCTATGACTCATTAGAATTTGACTTCGATGAGTACACAGCTCCAAGTTCAACAAGCCTTTTTTGTTGCCGTATAGTTTCCATATTC TTTATCACTCTACTGGTGTTGCGCTACACGCTGCCAATCATCATCAAATTAACCGGAGCATACTCTAGTACAGTCCTAATG TTGAACTTGTTAATGGTCATTGGCATTCTGCTGCCGATATGTATCATGGCTAGAGCTTTTACTGCTGCCCAGCATCTACATCGTCATCAACAACAACCG GATCTGTCACAAACAGAGTCTCAGCCAAATCTGATTCATGTTCACTAG
- the LOC110908927 gene encoding uncharacterized protein LOC110908927 isoform X3 — translation MDLYVVSSPRKLVQCRICHDDDQDSSMEMPCGCRGSLKYAHRKCVQRWCNEKGNTTCEICLQPFKPGYTSPPQLFHYGSVPMNFRGNWEISRISSMVDTSYDSLEFDFDEYTAPSSTSLFCCRIVSIFFITLLVLRYTLPIIIKLTGAYSSTVLMLNLLMVIGILLPICIMARAFTAAQHLHRHQQQPDLSQTESQPNLIHVH, via the exons ATGGATCTTTATGTTGTATCGTCACCGAGAAAATTAGTGCAATGCAGAATCTGCCATGACGATGATCAAGATTCGAGCATGGAGATGCCCTGTGGATGCCGTGGCAGCCTTAAG tatGCTCATCGTAAATGTGTTCAGCGATGGTGCAACGAGAAGGGAAACACCACTTGTGAAATCTGCCTTCAA CCATTCAAGCCTGGTTATACATCACCGCCTCAACTCTTCCACTATGGCAGCGTTCCAATGAATTTCCG GGGAAACTGGGAGATTTCCAGAATTTCATCTATGGTTGACACTTCCTATGACTCATTAGAATTTGACTTCGATGAGTACACAGCTCCAAGTTCAACAAGCCTTTTTTGTTGCCGTATAGTTTCCATATTC TTTATCACTCTACTGGTGTTGCGCTACACGCTGCCAATCATCATCAAATTAACCGGAGCATACTCTAGTACAGTCCTAATG TTGAACTTGTTAATGGTCATTGGCATTCTGCTGCCGATATGTATCATGGCTAGAGCTTTTACTGCTGCCCAGCATCTACATCGTCATCAACAACAACCG GATCTGTCACAAACAGAGTCTCAGCCAAATCTGATTCATGTTCACTAG